Sequence from the Bacillus thuringiensis genome:
CCGATGGTGGTATTAAGTACTCTGGTGATATGGTTAAAGCTTTAGCAGCAGGAGCACATGTTGTTATGCTAGGTAGCATGTTTGCTGGTGTTGCTGAAAGCCCTGGTGAAACTGAAATTTACCAAGGTCGCCAATTTAAAGTATATCGTGGTATGGGTTCTGTCGGAGCGATGGAAAAAGGAAGTAAAGATCGTTACTTCCAAGAAGGAAATAAAAAACTTGTTCCAGAAGGTATTGAAGGACGAGTACCATATAAAGGACCTTTAGCAGATACAGTTCACCAGTTAGTTGGTGGATTACGTGCAGGTATGGGCTATTGCGGAGCACAGAATTTAGAATTCTTACGTGAGAATGCACAGTTTATTCGCATGTCAGGTGCGGGTTTACTTGAAAGCCATCCTCACCACGTACAAATTACAAAAGAGGCTCCAAACTACTCATTATAATGTCTTATATACAAATAGACGGAGATTTGATATCTCTGTCTATTTTTTTTTGATTATGTTAGAATAACGGTTATGTGAGTACATAGATATTGGGGGTAGCAAAAGTGAAAGGTATGTTTTGCAAAAGGTTCATTGCGTTAGTAACAATGCTTACACTAGCTTGTAGTATGTTGTTACCATATAGCAATGCGTCAGCAGAAACAGGATCTGCTTTAAACATTGAAGCAGGTGCGGCAATTTTAGTTGAAGCGAATTCTGGTAAGATTTTATATCAAAAGAATGCAGATGAATTATTATCAATTGCTAGTATGACAAAAATGATGAGTGAATATTTAGTTCATGAAGCAGTGGATAAAGGAAAACTTAAGTGGGATCAAAAAATTAAGGTTTCTGAATATGCATATAAAGTTTCACAAGATGCTTCATTATCAAATGTTGCATTAGAAAATGGTGGCACTTATACAGTAAAAGAGTTATATGAGGCGATGGCAATCTTTTCTGCAAATGGTGCAACAATTGCATTAGCAGAAGCAATTGCGGATAAAGAAGTAAACTTCGTAAAAATGATGAATGATAAGGCGAAAGAACTAGGATTGAAAAATTATAAATTTGTCAATTCTACAGGCTTAACGAACAAAGATTTAAAAGGAATGCATCCTGAAGGTACACAACCGGATGAAGAAAATAAAATGTCTGCGAAGGATGTTGCAACTTTAGCACAACATCTACTTAAAGATTATCCTAAAGTATTAGATACAGCAAAAACTCCGATGAAAGTTTTCCGTCCCGAAAAAGAGAAATTTCAAATGTTGAACTGGAACTGGATGTTAAAAGGTTTATCTAAGGCATATGATGGTGTAGATGGTCTGAAAACAGGATCAACTCCAGAGGCAGGAGATTGTTTCACTGGTACAGTTGAAAGAAATGGAATGCGTTTTATTTCTGTAGTCATTAAAACAAATTCTCGTCAAGCACGTTTCGATGAGACAAAGAAGCTATATGATTACGGATTTGATAACTTTGAAATGAAGAAAGTGTATAAAAAAGGTTCTTCGATAAAAGGACATGAAACAGTACGAGTAGAAAATGCAAAAGATAAAGATGTAGCAGTTCAAACAAAACAAGCTGTTTCACTTCCAATGCCAAAGGGAAGTAAAGATGTTTATAAAACAGAATTAAAAGAAGCAAGTAAGGGACAAGAAGCACCTATTAAAAAGGGAGCTGCACTTGGCCAGATGGTAATTACACCAAAAGATACGAATGATCCTGGATTTTTATCTGGTAAGTCATTACAAATAGATCTTGTAACAACATCTGCAGTAGAAGAAGCGAATTGGTTTACTCGTTCTATGCGCGGAATCGGTTCTTTCTTTAGTGGTATATGGAATAGTGCTGTTGATACAGTAAAAGGTTGGTTTTAAAAGCTCCTCATTGTAGGGGCTTTTTCTTATTCCTATTTTTCATACCGACTTTATGAAAAAGTAGTAGACAAGCATCTGATGGTTAGTGGTAG
This genomic interval carries:
- a CDS encoding D-alanyl-D-alanine carboxypeptidase family protein; protein product: MFCKRFIALVTMLTLACSMLLPYSNASAETGSALNIEAGAAILVEANSGKILYQKNADELLSIASMTKMMSEYLVHEAVDKGKLKWDQKIKVSEYAYKVSQDASLSNVALENGGTYTVKELYEAMAIFSANGATIALAEAIADKEVNFVKMMNDKAKELGLKNYKFVNSTGLTNKDLKGMHPEGTQPDEENKMSAKDVATLAQHLLKDYPKVLDTAKTPMKVFRPEKEKFQMLNWNWMLKGLSKAYDGVDGLKTGSTPEAGDCFTGTVERNGMRFISVVIKTNSRQARFDETKKLYDYGFDNFEMKKVYKKGSSIKGHETVRVENAKDKDVAVQTKQAVSLPMPKGSKDVYKTELKEASKGQEAPIKKGAALGQMVITPKDTNDPGFLSGKSLQIDLVTTSAVEEANWFTRSMRGIGSFFSGIWNSAVDTVKGWF